A portion of the Thermoflexus hugenholtzii JAD2 genome contains these proteins:
- a CDS encoding GGDEF domain-containing response regulator, with product MSKGRILIVEDDPDIANLLKTYFTSLDYEVQTATRGQEALERTRQQLPHLILLDIVLPDIDGYEVCRRLRTHLRTRHIPILFLTQRDERSDRIAGLELGADDYITKPFDIEELRLRVQNALRRAERESLTSPVTGLPSGRLIEDQLRELLRRSDWGLLYIGINGLEAFREVYGFVAADEVLRWTAMLIGEVVDELGTSEDFIGHVGGDDFVVITRADRAEAIAQALRQRFAEGVGTHYAFPDRERGYLVLTDSEGNERRVPLMSLAIGIVRAGDSVFHDIRELTEIAAEARRREMLLPG from the coding sequence ATGAGCAAAGGGCGGATCCTGATCGTGGAAGATGATCCCGACATCGCCAACCTGCTGAAGACCTACTTCACCTCCCTGGACTACGAGGTCCAGACGGCCACGCGGGGCCAGGAGGCGCTGGAGAGAACGCGGCAACAGCTCCCCCACTTGATCCTCCTGGACATCGTCCTCCCAGACATCGACGGCTACGAGGTGTGCCGCCGCCTGCGCACCCACCTGCGCACTCGCCACATCCCTATTCTGTTCCTCACCCAACGGGACGAGCGCAGCGACCGCATCGCTGGGCTGGAGCTGGGCGCTGACGACTACATCACCAAGCCCTTCGACATCGAGGAGCTGCGCCTGCGGGTCCAGAACGCCCTCCGGCGGGCGGAGCGGGAGAGCCTCACCAGCCCCGTCACCGGCCTTCCCAGCGGGCGCCTGATCGAGGACCAGCTGCGGGAGCTCCTGCGCCGCTCCGACTGGGGGCTGCTCTACATCGGGATCAACGGCCTGGAGGCCTTCAGGGAAGTCTACGGATTCGTGGCCGCCGACGAGGTGCTGCGCTGGACGGCCATGCTCATCGGGGAGGTGGTCGATGAGCTCGGAACCTCAGAGGATTTCATCGGCCACGTCGGCGGGGACGACTTCGTGGTGATCACCCGGGCGGACCGGGCGGAGGCCATCGCCCAGGCCCTGCGCCAGCGCTTCGCGGAAGGCGTCGGCACCCACTACGCCTTCCCGGATCGCGAGCGGGGCTACCTAGTGCTCACGGATTCCGAGGGGAACGAACGGCGCGTGCCTTTGATGTCTCTGGCGATCGGCATCGTGCGGGCGGGCGACTCAGTCTTCCACGACATCCGGGAGCTGACGGAGATCGCCGCGGAGGCCCGGCGCCGGGAGATGCTCCTGCCTGGCTAA